From a region of the Aeoliella mucimassa genome:
- the cas1 gene encoding type II CRISPR-associated endonuclease Cas1, translating to MKRTVEISQKAAHLSVRHKQLVLKHEGELLGQVPCSEVGVVVVSHPQATYTHQALTNLANEDAVVILCGNDHQPLAMLLPLSSHTQVVWRLNDQVAASQPLKKRLWKQLIVAKLRAQACALSPSQPAHKKLLALSRQVRSGDTTNVEAQGAKVYWANWLNADDSEALDSEPFRRDPKSSGVNGFLNYGYAILRAAISRSLVGAGLHPSLGLKHSNRGNMFCLSDDLIEPFRPLVDIRVREMYRQGYEMLNQDAKSELLRILLDNMTAGGLSCTVTSAISTLVSSLVSCFEGNSKTLAIPSLPPADC from the coding sequence ATGAAAAGAACTGTAGAGATTTCCCAAAAAGCTGCGCATCTATCAGTTCGTCACAAGCAGCTTGTGTTAAAACATGAGGGTGAGCTTCTCGGCCAGGTGCCATGTTCAGAGGTGGGGGTGGTAGTCGTGTCACATCCACAGGCGACATATACTCATCAAGCGCTAACTAATCTTGCAAATGAAGATGCCGTTGTCATTTTATGCGGAAACGATCATCAGCCGCTTGCAATGCTCCTGCCGCTCTCAAGTCACACTCAAGTTGTATGGCGGCTTAACGACCAAGTCGCCGCATCTCAACCGTTAAAAAAGCGACTCTGGAAGCAACTCATAGTCGCGAAGTTGAGAGCTCAGGCATGTGCACTGAGCCCCTCGCAACCTGCTCACAAGAAATTGCTCGCACTGAGTCGACAAGTCCGTTCCGGGGATACCACGAATGTGGAGGCTCAGGGCGCCAAGGTATATTGGGCGAATTGGCTAAATGCAGACGATTCCGAAGCCCTGGATTCCGAACCTTTTCGTCGTGATCCGAAAAGCTCGGGAGTCAATGGATTCCTTAATTACGGCTATGCAATTCTTCGTGCCGCAATAAGTCGTTCATTAGTTGGAGCTGGATTACATCCAAGCTTAGGCCTCAAGCATTCAAACCGCGGGAACATGTTCTGCCTCTCAGATGATTTGATAGAGCCATTTCGGCCGCTAGTGGACATCCGTGTCCGGGAAATGTACAGACAGGGATACGAAATGCTAAATCAAGATGCAAAAAGCGAGCTGTTACGCATTTTGCTGGACAACATGACGGCAGGAGGCCTGTCATGTACTGTAACATCGGCTATCTCGACTCTGGTTTCATCGTTGGTAAGCTGCTTTGAAGGAAATAGCAAAACCCTGGCAATCCCCAGCCTGCCACCTGCGGACTGTTAG